In a single window of the Pseudomonas entomophila genome:
- a CDS encoding type II secretion system F family protein, which produces MQPSTRLYAWEGIDASGARQHGQQPGRSPAFVQAWLQRQGIRATRVSLAGGLRWRWPQRAAKADAAGFSRQLATLLTAGVPLLQAFEVMARSTVDSGMAALLARLKQDVAAGLGLADALQRHPAWFDALYCNLVRVGEQSGTLDRQLEQMAGMLEKRQALRQKVRKAMLYPALLLLTGLGVAALLLLEVVPRFQGLFASFDKALPAFTQWVIDLSTGLGNHVGWLVLLITVLGVGGRAVYRRHLPARLWMVRWGLRVPVLGTLLGQAALARFARSLATSYTAGVALLDALATVAPVSGNCLHERAILALRQGVANGASLQQAMEADGLFPPLLRQLVAVGEASGTLDTMLDKAALHYEEQVSQALEQLTTLLEPAIVLILGLLVGGLVVAMYLPIFQLGSLL; this is translated from the coding sequence ATGCAACCGTCTACCCGCCTCTACGCCTGGGAGGGCATCGATGCCTCCGGCGCTCGTCAACACGGCCAGCAACCGGGGCGCAGCCCGGCATTCGTGCAGGCTTGGCTGCAACGCCAGGGCATCCGGGCCACGCGGGTGAGCTTGGCGGGTGGGTTGCGCTGGCGCTGGCCACAACGGGCGGCCAAGGCGGATGCAGCGGGGTTCAGCCGGCAGCTGGCAACGTTGCTGACGGCGGGGGTGCCGTTGTTGCAGGCGTTCGAGGTGATGGCGCGCAGCACGGTGGACAGCGGCATGGCGGCGTTGCTGGCGCGGTTGAAACAGGATGTGGCGGCGGGGTTGGGGCTGGCGGATGCGCTGCAACGCCACCCGGCGTGGTTCGATGCGCTGTACTGCAACCTGGTGCGGGTGGGCGAGCAGTCGGGCACGCTGGACCGGCAACTGGAGCAGATGGCGGGCATGCTGGAGAAGCGCCAGGCACTGCGGCAGAAGGTGCGCAAGGCGATGCTGTACCCGGCGCTGTTGCTGCTGACCGGGCTCGGGGTGGCGGCGTTGTTGCTGCTGGAGGTGGTGCCGCGCTTTCAGGGGCTGTTCGCCAGTTTCGACAAGGCGCTGCCGGCGTTCACCCAGTGGGTGATCGATTTATCCACAGGGCTGGGCAATCACGTGGGGTGGCTGGTGCTGTTGATAACCGTGTTGGGGGTTGGCGGGCGGGCGGTTTATCGGCGGCATCTGCCGGCGCGGCTGTGGATGGTGCGCTGGGGGCTGCGGGTGCCGGTGCTCGGCACCTTGCTCGGGCAGGCGGCGTTGGCGCGGTTTGCGCGCAGCCTGGCTACTTCTTATACAGCGGGTGTGGCGTTGCTGGATGCGCTGGCAACGGTGGCGCCGGTCAGTGGCAACTGCCTGCATGAGCGGGCGATCCTGGCGTTGCGCCAGGGCGTGGCCAATGGCGCGAGCCTGCAACAGGCGATGGAGGCGGACGGGCTGTTCCCGCCGCTGCTGCGCCAGCTGGTGGCGGTCGGCGAGGCCAGCGGCACCCTCGACACGATGCTGGACAAGGCCGCGCTACATTACGAAGAGCAGGTGAGCCAGGCGCTGGAGCAGTTGACCACACTGCTGGAGCCGGCCATCGTGCTGATCCTCGGGCTGCTGGTGGGGGGCCTTGTCGTGGCGATGTACTTGCCGATCTTCCAGTTGGGTAGCCTGCTCTGA
- a CDS encoding prepilin peptidase gives MNAWAVIVDHPLFFYALAAVLGLLVGSFLNVLAYRLPVMLERQWQREAQEVLGLPQAEHERFDLCLPASRCPHCQRPIRAWENIPVLSYLALRGRCSGCKARISARYPLVELATALLSLLVAWHFGPGVEALAVMLLTWGLIALSLIDAEHQLLPDVLVLPLLWLGLIVNAFGLLVPLADAMWGAVAGYLSLWLVYWVFKLITGKEGIGFGDFKLLAMLGAWGGWQILPLTLMLASLVGALIGLALVRLKRTQMGAALPFGPYLAIAGWIALLWGDEIVASYLQLLGT, from the coding sequence ATGAATGCCTGGGCCGTAATCGTCGATCATCCCCTGTTCTTTTATGCCCTGGCCGCGGTGCTGGGGTTGCTGGTGGGCAGTTTTCTCAATGTGCTGGCGTACCGGCTGCCGGTGATGCTCGAGCGCCAGTGGCAGCGGGAGGCACAGGAGGTGCTGGGGCTGCCGCAGGCCGAGCACGAGCGCTTCGACCTGTGTTTGCCGGCCTCGCGTTGCCCTCACTGCCAGCGCCCGATCCGGGCGTGGGAGAACATTCCGGTGTTGAGTTACCTGGCCTTGCGCGGGCGTTGCTCGGGGTGCAAGGCGCGGATCAGTGCGCGTTATCCACTGGTGGAGCTGGCCACCGCCCTGCTGTCGCTGCTGGTGGCCTGGCATTTCGGGCCGGGCGTGGAAGCGCTGGCGGTGATGCTGCTGACTTGGGGCCTGATTGCGTTGAGCCTGATCGATGCCGAACACCAGTTGCTGCCGGATGTGCTGGTGCTGCCGCTGTTGTGGCTGGGATTGATCGTTAATGCCTTCGGGCTGCTGGTGCCGCTGGCCGATGCAATGTGGGGCGCGGTGGCGGGTTATCTGAGCCTGTGGTTGGTGTACTGGGTCTTCAAGCTGATCACTGGCAAGGAGGGCATCGGTTTTGGCGACTTCAAGCTGCTGGCCATGCTGGGTGCCTGGGGCGGCTGGCAGATTCTGCCGCTGACCTTGATGCTGGCCTCCCTGGTGGGGGCGCTGATCGGGCTGGCGCTGGTGCGGCTTAAACGCACGCAGATGGGCGCTGCGCTGCCTTTTGGGCCTTATCTGGCCATTGCGGGGTGGATCGCATTGCTCTGGGGTGATGAAATAGTCGCTTCTTACCTGCAACTGCTTGGAACCTGA